The genomic stretch GACACGCCGAGCGCACAGGGAACAAGTCTCAACACCCACGCAAGCGGACTCATTGGGTCTGCTGCCGCTGCGCCGTATACTTCCCCCTTCGCTGCGGCGCGCTGCCGTTGCCCCAACCCCGTCCCCGTCCACCGTGAATCGCCGCGACTTCATCGCCCTCTCTTCACTCGCCGCCGCCTCCACCCTTGCTCCACGCGGCTCGTCCGTCGTCGCTTCCGTATCCAAAATGTCCACACAACCTCGCATTCCGCGTTGGAGGGGCTTCAACCTCACCGAACTCACCGGTGGTCGTCGCGATCAACGCTTCCGCGAACGCGACTTCGCCTGGATGGCACGCTGGGGCTTCGACTTCGCCCGACTCCCCATGTCCTACTGGGCATGGTCCACACCCGAAGACTGGCACACGATCGACGAAGCCGCGCTCGCCCCCGTCGACGAAGCCGTGGAGTTCGGCCGACGCTACGGCATCCACGTCAACCTCAACCTCCACCGCATCCCCGGCTACTGCGTCAACCAACGCGAACTCGAGCCCCACCTCCTCTTCGACAGCCCGCGCGACTCCATGCTCCGCGCCCTCGAGGCCGCCGTCCATCACTGGTCGTTCCTCGCGCGACGCTACCGCGACGTCCCCAGCTCCGCCCTCAGCTTCGACCTCTTCAACGAGCCGCCCTTCATGGCCGACCACGCGCGCTACGACGAGATCGCCCGCGCCCTCGTCGCCTCCATCCGCGAGGTATCTCCCGATCGCCTCATCGTCGCCGACGGTGCCGACATCGGTCAG from Opitutales bacterium ASA1 encodes the following:
- a CDS encoding cellulase family glycosylhydrolase; this translates as MSTQPRIPRWRGFNLTELTGGRRDQRFRERDFAWMARWGFDFARLPMSYWAWSTPEDWHTIDEAALAPVDEAVEFGRRYGIHVNLNLHRIPGYCVNQRELEPHLLFDSPRDSMLRALEAAVHHWSFLARRYRDVPSSALSFDLFNEPPFMADHARYDEIARALVASIREVSPDRLIVADGADIGQTPVLSIADLGLVQSTRGYLPKMVSHYTATWVPKNEFESFAEPVWPMRDDKGDIWDRDRLRRELIDTWKPLVDLGVPVHVGEWGCFNKTPHATALAWMGDLLALWREADWGWAMWNLRGSFGIVDSGRSDVAYEDFEGHKLDRALLELLLAH